A window from Clostridia bacterium encodes these proteins:
- a CDS encoding Gfo/Idh/MocA family oxidoreductase codes for MTKKTFPLGDKDLKIGILGMTEGNGHPYSWSAMFNDYNAEYMKNCPFPAIPAYLDKQPKSTIGIPGASITHICCDNREDAEDVARSSLIPNVVDKPEDMIGQVDAVIVATDIGSEHVDRCRPFIEADIPMFIDKPMVDNEKDLRIFTKWHNDGHHFVSSSSMRYTKELEPYHQNHYELGKLMYICITMTKKWETYGIHALEAMYPLLGPGFISIQNTGTYQRNIIHITHQSGCDVNIPLSAGMASGPCVLIGSASNIVITPQDSYYSFKKQLDKFVHWLRTGEEPQPFEHTQELMKMVIGGIISREEGNRKVMLDEIKLI; via the coding sequence ATGACTAAAAAAACTTTTCCTTTAGGTGACAAAGACCTTAAAATTGGTATTTTGGGAATGACAGAGGGGAACGGACATCCTTATTCTTGGAGTGCTATGTTTAACGATTATAATGCTGAATATATGAAGAATTGTCCTTTCCCGGCTATCCCAGCATATCTAGATAAACAGCCAAAGAGCACTATCGGTATCCCTGGTGCTTCTATAACTCATATATGCTGTGATAACAGAGAAGATGCTGAAGATGTTGCAAGAAGTTCTCTTATCCCTAATGTTGTAGACAAACCGGAGGACATGATAGGGCAGGTGGATGCAGTAATAGTAGCAACAGATATAGGATCCGAGCACGTAGATCGTTGTAGGCCCTTTATAGAAGCAGATATTCCTATGTTTATTGATAAGCCTATGGTTGATAACGAAAAGGATTTGAGGATATTTACAAAATGGCATAACGATGGTCATCATTTCGTGTCCTCAAGCTCAATGAGATATACTAAAGAGCTTGAGCCATATCATCAAAACCATTATGAGTTAGGAAAGCTCATGTATATTTGCATTACTATGACAAAAAAATGGGAAACATACGGTATCCATGCCCTAGAGGCTATGTATCCATTGCTTGGTCCAGGGTTTATTTCTATTCAAAATACAGGGACGTACCAAAGAAATATAATACACATAACTCATCAGAGCGGATGTGATGTCAATATTCCGTTATCAGCTGGTATGGCTTCAGGACCTTGTGTACTAATAGGGAGTGCATCTAATATTGTAATAACACCTCAGGATTCTTACTATTCTTTCAAAAAGCAGTTGGATAAATTTGTTCATTGGCTTAGAACAGGAGAAGAACCACAACCCTTTGAGCATACCCAGGAGCTGATGAAGATGGTTATAGGCGGCATAATAAGCCGTGAAGAGGGAAATAGAAAAGTTATGTTGGATGAAATAAAATTGATATAA